The genome window gagaggatgattcaaactcttgaggacatgttgaggacttgtgtgttggattttggggagagttggagtaagtatttaactttggtggaatttgcctataacaatagcttccactcttctattcaaatggctctgtatgagcactttatggtcggaagtgtagatccccGATTTGTTGGGAggaagtaggtgaacgaaaaatTTTAGACCCAACCACAGTGCCTTGGATTGAAGAAGCAAATAAAAAAGTGAAATTGGTACTCCAGAGGATTCAGACCGCACAATATCatcaaaagagttatgcagataatcggAGGAAGGACTTAGAATTTGCAGTTGGAGAtctagtatttcttaagattacacctctgaaagcaagtttaatgtctggaaaaggaaaaaagttacAACCGAggtttgtaggaccttataagaTTATCCAACATGTAGGAAATGTGGCCTATAAGGTAGAATTGCCACCAAGTTTGTCTCGGATTCACAACGGTTTCCACGTGtctatgcttaagaaatatcatctaGATCCTTCTCATATTCTGCAACCGGAAAGtattgagattgatgagacattgacctatgaggagaaaccaatAAAGCTTTTAGATAGTAAGGTGCAAGAACTGAGGAACAAGCGGATTCTTTTGGTGaaagttctttggaggaaccaTGAGCTAGAGAAAGCGActtgggaagttgaagaagtaATTCGAGAAAAATATCCAGACCTGTTCACAAATCAAGgtataatttcgaggacgaaattctcttaagggggagaggatgtgaggactcgcaaattttcttattttaaattcctattgctagctcatttgaatatttaattgcccgtttactccgaatattttatttcaacctctttatactcaattacatggaactatgacctacaagtattttaaaaatgcTTTGATTCAAAATTTAAGTTTTTGAAatctcgttaagtgagaataatGGATACGcatttggagacaataatcgattcgaggatacaataagcttggaaacttggagacttgtacattagtcttcaaataggtatttttatgtttaattgcttaaatattggttagtgatactatcgtcataagaattttttgaaattttcactttatcgcgcacaaatcgaaAATACGCATTTTCAcgtgcgcgattaattgagggactttagacctttatttttagactattaagattgaataataatagtatgattggaagtgcattagaggtttagtgcacaagtgaaacaaacccgagaggaattgGGCACGAAACGCGTGCGAAtacgcactattcctagttggcTTTTGGGACACTTTTGGCCATAcatttaagcttctcaaggaagctttaTTTTCAGCACaactctgtctctctctctctcttcactcaaGACAGCTGACCAACAAGGCGGAAGAAACCACCAaaaattcttcttcatttcatcacTCAAAACTCAcccaaatcatctcaaaatttacacacaacttgcaaatcacttCGTGATCAAgctaagctaggaaaggagcttcatctcacggtttttcttgagctTAAAGTGATCAAAAT of Coffea eugenioides isolate CCC68of unplaced genomic scaffold, Ceug_1.0 ScVebR1_557;HRSCAF=1255, whole genome shotgun sequence contains these proteins:
- the LOC113758524 gene encoding uncharacterized protein LOC113758524, which translates into the protein MSGKGKKLQPRFVGPYKIIQHVGNVAYKVELPPSLSRIHNGFHVSMLKKYHLDPSHILQPESIEIDETLTYEEKPIKLLDSKVQELRNKRILLVKVLWRNHELEKATWEVEEVIREKYPDLFTNQ